One Microbacterium esteraromaticum genomic window carries:
- a CDS encoding 2-hydroxy-3-oxopropionate reductase, which produces MTSITIIGLGIMGLPMAKNLVKAGYTVTGVNRSPEAVEKLVAAGGKGAASIAEGVKDADVIITMVPDSPDVEGVVRGEEGVFANAKPGALWIDNSSIRPDVAKELAAEAVAAGFGAVDAPVSGGEQGAIDGVLSIMTGGSPEDFARAEPILQAIGKTIVHVGPAGAGQTVKAANQLIVAVNIQALSEAIVFLEAYGVDTDAALKVLGGGLAGSKVLDQKGQKMLDRDFAPGFRLALHNKDLGIVTAAARGAGVAVPLGSAVAQLVTSLVARGDGGLDHSGLFKLTAELSGRDKN; this is translated from the coding sequence ATGACCAGCATCACCATCATCGGCCTCGGCATCATGGGCCTTCCCATGGCGAAGAACCTCGTCAAGGCCGGCTACACCGTCACCGGCGTCAACCGCAGCCCTGAGGCCGTCGAGAAGCTCGTCGCGGCGGGCGGCAAGGGCGCGGCGAGCATCGCCGAGGGCGTCAAGGACGCCGACGTGATCATCACGATGGTCCCCGACTCCCCGGATGTCGAGGGTGTCGTTCGCGGCGAAGAGGGCGTCTTCGCGAACGCCAAGCCCGGCGCGCTGTGGATCGACAACTCGTCGATCCGCCCCGACGTCGCCAAGGAGCTCGCCGCCGAGGCCGTCGCCGCCGGCTTCGGCGCAGTGGACGCCCCCGTCTCGGGTGGCGAGCAGGGCGCCATCGACGGCGTGCTCTCGATCATGACCGGCGGCTCACCGGAGGACTTCGCCAGGGCCGAGCCCATCCTTCAGGCGATCGGCAAGACCATCGTGCACGTCGGCCCCGCCGGCGCCGGGCAGACCGTCAAGGCCGCCAATCAGCTGATCGTCGCCGTGAACATCCAGGCCCTCAGCGAGGCGATCGTCTTCCTCGAGGCGTACGGCGTCGACACCGACGCCGCCCTCAAGGTGCTCGGCGGAGGTCTCGCCGGCTCCAAGGTCCTCGACCAGAAGGGGCAGAAGATGCTCGACCGCGACTTCGCCCCCGGCTTCCGCCTGGCCCTGCACAACAAGGACCTGGGCATCGTCACCGCCGCGGCTCGCGGCGCAGGCGTCGCCGTGCCCCTCGGCTCGGCCGTCGCCCAGCTCGTCACCTCCCTCGTCGCCCGCGGCGACGGCGGACTCGATCACTCCGGCCTCTTCAAGCTCACCGCAGAGCTCTCCGGCCGCGACAAGAACTAA
- the gcl gene encoding glyoxylate carboligase, producing MTRMRAVDAIVQILIKEGADEAFGLPGAAINPLYSAMRANGGIRHTLARHVEGASHMADGYSRTGDGRIGVCLGTSGPAGTDMITGLYAAIADSIPMLCITGQAPVAKLDKEDFQAVDIASITKPVTKFAKTVLEGAQVPGVFQTAFQIMRSGRPGPVLIDLPFDVQMTEIEFDIDTYEPLPVAKPVATRAQAEKVLDMLTASTHPLIVAGGGIVNSGASDKLVELAETLGVPVVPTLMGWGAIADDHPLAAGLVGIQTSQRYGNASFLESDFVLGIGNRWANRHTGGLDTYRKGRTFVHVDIEPTQIGRVFAPDYGVVSDAGAFIDALLEAARDRVASLPDYNPWAQECRDRKARLQRKTNFDNVPMKPHRVYQEMLTAFDRDTTFVTTIGLSQIAGAQLLHVYGPRKWINAGQAGPLGWTGPAALGVVRGKPGEQVVALSGDYDFQFMIEELAVGAQHKLPYIHVVVNNSYLGLIRQSQRGFEMDYEVSLAFDNVNTPHDPDSVATGYGVDHVKVAEGLGCKAIRVERPEDLQAGFAEAARLRDEFQVPVVVEVILERVTNIAMGADLDTMNEFEDLAVTPSDAPEAIYALLD from the coding sequence ATGACCCGCATGCGCGCAGTGGACGCCATCGTCCAGATCCTGATCAAGGAGGGCGCCGACGAGGCGTTCGGCCTGCCAGGCGCCGCCATCAACCCCCTGTACTCCGCGATGCGCGCCAATGGCGGCATCCGGCACACCCTCGCCCGCCACGTCGAGGGCGCCTCGCACATGGCCGACGGCTACAGCCGCACCGGCGACGGACGCATCGGCGTCTGCCTCGGCACGTCGGGCCCTGCGGGCACCGACATGATCACCGGTCTGTACGCCGCGATCGCAGACAGCATCCCGATGCTGTGCATCACGGGCCAGGCTCCGGTGGCGAAGCTCGACAAGGAGGACTTCCAGGCAGTCGACATCGCGTCCATCACGAAGCCGGTGACCAAGTTCGCCAAGACGGTGCTGGAGGGCGCGCAGGTGCCCGGCGTCTTCCAGACCGCCTTCCAGATCATGCGCTCCGGGCGCCCGGGCCCGGTGCTGATCGACCTGCCGTTCGACGTGCAGATGACCGAGATCGAGTTCGACATCGACACCTACGAGCCGCTGCCCGTCGCCAAGCCCGTGGCGACCCGCGCACAGGCCGAGAAGGTGCTCGACATGCTCACCGCGTCGACGCACCCGCTGATCGTCGCCGGTGGCGGCATCGTCAACTCCGGCGCGTCCGACAAGCTCGTCGAGCTGGCCGAGACCCTCGGCGTGCCCGTGGTGCCGACCCTGATGGGCTGGGGAGCCATCGCCGACGACCACCCGCTGGCCGCCGGTCTGGTTGGCATCCAGACCTCGCAGCGCTACGGCAACGCGAGCTTCCTCGAGAGCGACTTCGTGCTCGGCATCGGCAACAGGTGGGCCAACCGCCACACCGGTGGTCTCGACACCTACCGCAAGGGCCGCACCTTCGTGCACGTCGACATCGAGCCCACCCAGATCGGCCGCGTCTTCGCGCCCGACTACGGCGTGGTCTCCGACGCGGGCGCGTTCATCGACGCGCTGCTCGAGGCGGCGCGCGACCGCGTGGCGTCGCTCCCCGACTACAACCCGTGGGCGCAGGAGTGCCGCGACCGCAAGGCGCGTCTGCAGCGCAAGACCAACTTCGACAACGTGCCCATGAAGCCGCACCGCGTCTACCAGGAGATGCTCACCGCGTTCGACCGCGACACCACGTTCGTCACCACGATCGGCCTCTCGCAGATCGCCGGCGCCCAGCTGCTGCACGTCTACGGTCCCCGCAAGTGGATCAACGCGGGCCAGGCCGGCCCCCTCGGCTGGACCGGCCCCGCCGCCCTCGGCGTCGTCCGGGGCAAGCCGGGCGAGCAGGTCGTCGCGCTCTCGGGCGACTACGACTTCCAGTTCATGATCGAGGAGCTCGCCGTGGGCGCGCAGCACAAGCTGCCGTACATCCACGTCGTGGTCAACAACAGCTACCTGGGTCTGATCCGTCAGTCGCAGCGCGGCTTCGAGATGGACTACGAGGTCTCGCTCGCGTTCGACAACGTGAACACCCCGCACGACCCCGACAGCGTCGCGACCGGCTACGGCGTCGACCACGTCAAGGTCGCCGAGGGTCTGGGCTGCAAGGCGATCCGCGTCGAGCGTCCCGAGGACCTGCAGGCCGGGTTCGCCGAGGCCGCTCGCCTGCGCGACGAGTTCCAGGTGCCGGTCGTGGTCGAGGTCATCCTCGAGCGCGTCACGAACATCGCGATGGGAGCAGACCTCGACACCATGAACGAGTTCGAGGACCTCGCCGTCACGCCGTCAGATGCACCTGAGGCGATCTACGCTCTGCTTGACTGA